Proteins encoded in a region of the Mucilaginibacter sabulilitoris genome:
- a CDS encoding RagB/SusD family nutrient uptake outer membrane protein has protein sequence MKYQYIILGALLIIGLGGCKKFLDETPTAHQSTSSFYKTSDDAVRAVTDAYRMMKDQAYGGYSPSSFGDIMSDDANKGGGGASDQGLIQQLKIFTAKADNGYVYNAWRDNFKGIYLANLVLQKVPAIAMDDKLKAQVLGEAQFLRGYFYLQLVRLFGRVPLVTTPLENGEFNVKQSAAEQIFAQIEADANAAMGSLPNKSDQAATDRGRATKGAAQALLLETYMWEKKWAAAQQLGDQIISSGQYTLAPDVTQIWTLAGEFGPESIFEVNNENIPGKGVGNLLNLFDAPRNTWGYGFTVPSESLVKEFETGDPRLNATVIFDKEKMPDGTIINASTSETGYWNRKYWLAQNEIPTNNGGGAGDGPTNDRVYGLAQVMLWTAEAAFQSGNAAHATDLVNQIRARAKKSGGNTDNSILPAYGTVTLANIYHEMRVETALGEHRRFYELVRTGRAASVLPGFKVGVNEHVPIPLTEIQLSGGILTQNPGY, from the coding sequence ATGAAATATCAATATATTATCCTGGGAGCCTTACTTATAATTGGCCTCGGGGGATGCAAGAAATTCCTGGACGAAACACCAACCGCGCACCAGTCAACATCAAGTTTTTATAAAACCAGCGATGACGCTGTTAGGGCAGTAACTGATGCCTACCGCATGATGAAGGATCAGGCTTATGGAGGTTATTCACCATCCTCTTTTGGTGATATCATGTCTGACGATGCCAACAAGGGTGGCGGCGGCGCATCAGATCAGGGTTTGATACAGCAGCTTAAAATTTTTACCGCGAAGGCCGATAACGGATACGTATACAACGCCTGGCGCGATAATTTTAAGGGGATATACCTGGCCAACCTGGTTTTGCAAAAAGTTCCGGCTATTGCCATGGACGACAAATTAAAGGCACAGGTACTTGGCGAAGCCCAGTTTTTGCGCGGATATTTTTACCTGCAGCTGGTAAGGTTGTTTGGCCGGGTGCCATTGGTAACCACCCCGCTGGAAAATGGTGAGTTTAACGTTAAGCAATCTGCAGCGGAGCAAATTTTTGCTCAGATTGAGGCTGATGCCAATGCAGCAATGGGCTCATTACCAAACAAGAGCGACCAGGCTGCAACCGACCGCGGCAGGGCGACAAAGGGGGCGGCGCAAGCGTTGCTTTTAGAAACCTACATGTGGGAAAAGAAGTGGGCAGCTGCACAGCAATTAGGCGACCAGATCATTTCTTCAGGCCAATATACACTTGCGCCCGATGTAACCCAGATATGGACGCTGGCCGGTGAGTTTGGTCCGGAATCAATTTTTGAAGTGAACAACGAGAACATCCCAGGAAAGGGGGTAGGTAACCTGTTAAACTTGTTTGATGCCCCAAGAAATACATGGGGTTATGGGTTCACTGTTCCGTCTGAGTCTCTTGTTAAAGAGTTTGAAACAGGCGACCCAAGGTTAAATGCCACCGTTATATTTGACAAAGAGAAGATGCCGGATGGAACGATAATTAATGCATCAACCAGTGAAACCGGCTACTGGAACAGGAAATACTGGTTAGCCCAAAACGAAATACCTACCAATAATGGCGGAGGTGCGGGCGACGGCCCAACCAACGACCGTGTTTATGGCCTGGCGCAGGTGATGCTCTGGACTGCCGAAGCGGCTTTTCAAAGTGGTAATGCAGCTCATGCTACAGATCTGGTAAACCAGATCAGGGCAAGGGCCAAAAAAAGCGGCGGCAATACCGATAATTCTATTTTACCAGCATATGGCACGGTTACCCTGGCTAATATTTACCACGAAATGCGTGTAGAAACAGCGTTGGGAGAGCACCGCCGTTTTTATGAATTGGTTAGAACGGGAAGAGCTGCCAGCGTATTACCCGGCTTTAAAGTTGGTGTAAACGAGCATGTGCCTATTCCATTAACCGAAATTCAGTTAAGCGGAGGGATACTTACACAAAATCCAGGTTATTGA
- a CDS encoding BamA/TamA family outer membrane protein has protein sequence MLKKILITALFLGTAVQVWAQEIEPSAWQKFPDSTVVKVHASYDDVTGIHRWLFGKNYRKEWAMPVKLPVIKLSQVNGGLTPTKEGGGMESKSLRLEDKTGREWVLRSVEKIPDKLLPENLRGTFAVDWVGDEFSGQHPYSALIVPPLARAARVPHANPVIGVVAADPALGQYSKTFVGTVCLLEEREPIGESDNTLKMERELVKSYANRMDGETFLRARLLDLLIGDWDRHEDQWRWATAKNGEDKGKIYTSVPRDRDQVFHLTEGVFPSIAALSWIDPLLDDFDGEIPRVKYSLFKTRFAGAYPDAQMNYTEYMKVVNDFVKAETDEVLEAGLKRLPIENYRFRHDELFAKLKKRRDNIPAAMSQYYKFVYRIIDIRATDKDEQITISDAPDSAMRVTIEKLSKNGKDKGALMDVTYHPGITKEIRLYVSGGEDQITVNTANTPIKLRVVDSTGNKTFDIKQAATKVKVYGPVDNTKFTGNENRVSKHFSSDTANVRFLPTNLYNVWMPLATAALNKDDGFLLGLGFKYTGHDGFRKLPYSTVQQVMITHSFATDAFRVKYNGEWIDAIGKADITLQAYAQAPDNTVNFFGRGNESVLDKSINDYRRFYRTRYDIYQVDPALRWKLGRGTTISAGPSFQYYHLDPASNAGRLISQPSLINSYDSLTTNKDKLHLGALVNFESNHKDNNILPKSGYYLLIRLQGYGGLNNYSRAYGQIRSEFTYYQKLTSNGSIVLSDRVGGGASIGNAAFYQSMFLGGQGNLLGYLQNRFAGQHMVYNNLQARIKLADIASYILPGQFGLMGFYDAGRVWIKDEHSDKWHTGTGGGIFFAPASLTVLQIMAGHSSDGWYPFIGLNFRL, from the coding sequence ATGCTAAAGAAAATACTTATCACCGCTTTATTCTTGGGCACCGCTGTACAGGTATGGGCCCAGGAAATTGAGCCGTCTGCCTGGCAAAAGTTCCCTGACAGTACGGTTGTAAAAGTCCACGCGTCGTATGATGATGTAACCGGCATTCACCGCTGGTTGTTTGGAAAGAATTACCGTAAAGAATGGGCCATGCCGGTAAAACTGCCGGTGATCAAATTATCACAGGTAAACGGCGGTCTTACCCCTACCAAAGAAGGCGGCGGTATGGAATCAAAATCCTTACGTCTGGAGGATAAAACCGGCCGCGAATGGGTATTGCGCAGTGTGGAGAAAATACCTGACAAGCTGCTACCCGAAAACTTACGGGGTACTTTTGCCGTGGATTGGGTTGGCGACGAATTTAGCGGTCAGCATCCCTATTCAGCGCTGATTGTGCCACCGCTGGCCAGGGCCGCCCGGGTGCCACATGCCAACCCTGTTATTGGCGTAGTTGCCGCCGACCCGGCATTGGGTCAGTACAGCAAAACTTTTGTGGGCACCGTTTGCCTGCTGGAAGAGCGCGAACCAATAGGTGAGTCGGACAATACTTTAAAGATGGAGCGTGAGCTGGTTAAAAGTTATGCTAACCGCATGGATGGTGAAACGTTTTTACGTGCCCGCTTGCTTGATTTACTTATTGGCGATTGGGACCGCCATGAAGACCAATGGCGTTGGGCAACTGCCAAAAACGGTGAAGACAAGGGAAAAATATACACCAGCGTTCCGCGCGACCGCGACCAGGTATTTCACCTTACCGAAGGGGTGTTCCCATCCATTGCAGCGCTATCATGGATAGACCCTTTACTGGATGATTTTGACGGCGAAATACCAAGGGTAAAATACTCTCTGTTCAAAACCCGTTTTGCCGGCGCTTATCCCGATGCGCAAATGAACTATACCGAATACATGAAGGTAGTGAACGATTTTGTAAAGGCCGAAACGGACGAGGTGCTAGAGGCAGGTCTTAAACGCCTGCCCATTGAAAACTACCGTTTTAGGCACGATGAGTTGTTTGCCAAACTAAAAAAGCGCCGCGATAACATACCTGCTGCTATGAGCCAGTACTACAAATTTGTTTATCGCATAATAGATATACGTGCCACAGATAAGGACGAACAAATAACCATCAGCGATGCCCCTGATAGCGCCATGAGGGTTACCATTGAAAAGCTAAGCAAAAATGGTAAAGACAAAGGCGCTCTGATGGATGTAACCTATCACCCCGGCATCACAAAAGAAATAAGGCTTTATGTATCTGGCGGCGAAGATCAGATTACCGTGAATACGGCCAATACACCCATTAAATTAAGAGTGGTTGATAGCACCGGCAATAAAACCTTTGATATAAAGCAAGCCGCTACCAAAGTAAAGGTTTACGGACCGGTAGATAATACTAAGTTTACGGGCAATGAGAACCGGGTAAGCAAGCATTTTTCGAGCGATACGGCTAATGTGAGGTTTTTACCTACCAATTTGTATAATGTATGGATGCCGCTGGCTACAGCAGCCCTCAATAAGGATGATGGCTTTTTATTGGGCTTAGGCTTTAAATACACCGGCCATGATGGTTTTCGTAAACTGCCTTATTCTACCGTACAGCAGGTAATGATCACCCATTCTTTCGCTACAGATGCTTTCCGTGTTAAATACAACGGTGAATGGATAGACGCCATTGGCAAGGCCGATATCACGTTGCAGGCCTATGCGCAGGCTCCTGATAATACAGTGAACTTTTTTGGCCGCGGTAACGAATCGGTGCTTGACAAGAGCATCAATGATTACCGCCGGTTTTACCGCACCCGTTATGATATTTACCAGGTTGACCCAGCCCTGCGCTGGAAGTTAGGCCGAGGAACTACCATAAGTGCCGGTCCATCATTCCAGTATTATCATCTTGATCCTGCCAGTAATGCCGGACGCCTCATCAGTCAACCATCGCTCATAAACAGTTACGATAGCTTAACCACCAATAAAGATAAGCTTCACTTAGGCGCCCTGGTTAATTTTGAAAGCAACCATAAAGACAACAACATATTGCCAAAAAGCGGCTACTACCTGTTAATCAGGCTGCAAGGTTATGGTGGCTTAAACAATTATTCAAGAGCATACGGGCAAATCAGATCTGAGTTTACCTATTACCAAAAGCTAACCTCAAATGGATCCATCGTACTGTCAGATCGTGTAGGCGGTGGTGCGAGCATCGGCAATGCGGCTTTTTATCAGTCTATGTTTTTAGGTGGCCAGGGTAATTTGCTTGGCTACCTGCAAAACCGTTTCGCGGGTCAGCACATGGTATATAACAACCTGCAGGCGCGGATTAAACTGGCCGACATAGCCAGTTATATACTACCAGGCCAATTTGGACTGATGGGCTTTTATGATGCCGGCCGTGTTTGGATAAAAGACGAACACTCCGACAAATGGCATACCGGTACTGGCGGCGGTATCTTTTTTGCACCTGCCAGCTTAACGGTATTGCAGATTATGGCCGGTCACTCAAGCGATGGCTGGTACCCGTTTATAGGACTTAACTTCAGATTGTAA
- a CDS encoding TonB-dependent receptor, whose product MKLIIILLTASILQVSAVTYAQQISINVKEASLQQVFKKLRKQSGYNFLYDSDMLNSARPVSFSLNNASLDDVLKACFADQPLTYIINQNTVIIRPRPKQSADAVQDVTVSGKVVDEKGLPVPGVSVKIKGTNTGSITDLNGAYSVKLPTGNETLVFSFIGYATQEISATGHTQLNVTLVEMQSALNEVVVVGYGTQKRSDVNGAISSVGASKLKDQPVTNLQGALEGKTSGVQIIQNSGSPGATAQVRIRGLTSLSNSDPLYVIDGIPLASNDINIIDPNNIESIDILKDASAQAIYGSRGANGVVLVKTKKGKKDNSVISFDTYQGMSTVRKTLDMLSSSDYALLNNEAYKNAGQALQLPTDLTASSPTTDWQKELFRTAYMQNYNLAISGGSQNVTYRVSGGYLKQQGTIVGSDYNRLNISNNLVFTPKSNLEFGESFALNKSLTHNVQTDYNGNLINDAFAEDPTIPVKNPDGNYSATKYSDIVNPLAKIHYLYANRPYNQWGLLGNTYLQYKPIKGLTLKTSYSIDLKFTDNKQFTPTYDVAPNFRNPNPQLYQQKDQTNHWTWDNTATYDFDLGKDHHFDVLAGVSEERFTYNNVYGQNQGQPGNDPFLQYLDAGISNPVTGGSQQQWDLLSYIGRINYNYQNKYYLTATLRRDGSSKFGANNQFGNFPSVALGWNLTNESFFPKSNTLSYLKLRGSWGKLGNQAVLGYYDYAANINTGYYAIGLPAAAVPTAGPNGLPNPDIRWEQTKQWNAGFDYQLFNGKVTGSFDYYEKTAADMLLVLNIPSISGFTQSPRENAGTMKNSGVEFSADYSTQINKDLNFNAGFHFATVKNRVLSLEQTGEKIYSGNIKPGQTELTVVGQPLASFYGYVADGIFQTPADVTDHATQASGTAPGDIRFKDLNGDGIIDQNDQTFLGSPIPKLTYGFNVGASYKGFDLNLTFSGVYGNKLLAAYKYYTDGFFISNYNMEKEALGRWTGPGTSNTLPRLTASDPNNNSRVSSFYLQSGSYLRLQNLTFGYTLPQKFLERSKIKSLRFYFSAQNLLTFTKYTGYDPEIGQQYSGAGGSLDLGIDNGNYPQSRTLSLGANLSF is encoded by the coding sequence ATGAAACTCATCATCATATTACTAACTGCTTCTATTTTACAGGTGAGCGCTGTAACATACGCGCAGCAGATTAGTATTAATGTAAAAGAAGCTTCGTTACAACAGGTTTTTAAAAAACTGAGAAAGCAAAGCGGCTACAACTTTTTGTACGACAGCGATATGCTGAACAGCGCCAGGCCGGTGAGCTTTTCGCTTAACAACGCCTCGTTGGATGACGTGCTTAAAGCATGTTTTGCCGATCAGCCATTAACATACATTATCAATCAAAATACAGTAATCATAAGGCCGAGACCAAAGCAGTCTGCAGACGCAGTGCAGGACGTTACGGTAAGCGGTAAGGTGGTCGACGAAAAAGGGCTTCCGGTACCTGGGGTAAGCGTAAAAATAAAAGGAACCAATACCGGCAGCATAACCGATTTAAATGGTGCATATTCCGTTAAACTGCCTACCGGCAATGAAACCCTTGTGTTTAGCTTTATAGGTTACGCTACGCAGGAAATATCCGCAACCGGACACACGCAATTAAATGTTACCCTGGTTGAAATGCAATCGGCCCTGAATGAGGTAGTTGTTGTTGGTTACGGTACGCAGAAAAGAAGCGATGTTAATGGTGCCATATCTTCGGTTGGTGCAAGTAAATTGAAGGATCAGCCTGTAACCAACTTACAGGGTGCACTTGAAGGTAAAACTTCAGGCGTTCAGATCATTCAAAACTCCGGTTCGCCGGGCGCTACGGCACAGGTACGCATCAGGGGTCTAACTTCATTAAGTAATTCCGATCCTTTGTATGTTATTGACGGTATTCCGCTGGCTTCTAATGATATCAATATTATTGATCCCAATAATATCGAATCTATTGATATCTTAAAAGATGCATCGGCACAAGCCATTTATGGTTCGCGTGGTGCTAACGGTGTAGTACTGGTTAAAACCAAAAAAGGTAAAAAAGACAATTCGGTAATATCTTTTGATACTTATCAGGGTATGTCAACCGTACGCAAAACATTAGACATGTTGAGCTCTTCAGATTATGCGCTGCTCAACAACGAAGCGTATAAAAATGCAGGTCAGGCCTTGCAATTGCCAACGGATCTTACAGCCTCTTCACCTACAACCGATTGGCAGAAAGAGTTATTCCGCACGGCTTATATGCAGAATTATAACCTGGCAATAAGCGGGGGGAGTCAAAACGTTACCTACCGGGTGAGCGGCGGTTATCTAAAACAACAGGGAACTATTGTTGGGTCTGATTATAACAGGTTAAACATATCCAATAACCTGGTTTTCACGCCAAAATCGAACCTGGAATTTGGGGAAAGTTTTGCGCTTAATAAATCATTAACCCATAACGTACAAACTGATTATAACGGGAACCTGATTAACGATGCCTTTGCCGAAGACCCTACTATACCTGTTAAAAATCCCGACGGTAATTACAGTGCTACCAAGTATTCGGACATTGTAAATCCATTAGCAAAAATCCATTATTTGTATGCGAATCGTCCGTACAATCAATGGGGCTTATTGGGTAATACTTATCTGCAATACAAGCCTATAAAAGGACTGACTTTAAAAACATCATATAGTATCGATTTGAAGTTTACTGACAATAAGCAGTTTACACCTACGTATGATGTTGCGCCAAATTTCAGAAACCCTAATCCTCAACTTTATCAGCAAAAAGACCAAACCAATCACTGGACCTGGGATAATACAGCGACCTATGATTTTGACTTAGGAAAAGATCATCACTTTGATGTGTTGGCTGGTGTATCAGAAGAAAGGTTTACTTATAACAATGTTTACGGGCAAAATCAGGGTCAGCCGGGTAATGATCCGTTTTTGCAATACCTTGATGCCGGTATAAGCAACCCTGTAACCGGTGGGAGTCAGCAGCAATGGGATTTGTTATCGTACATAGGCCGTATCAATTACAACTATCAAAATAAATACTATTTAACCGCCACACTCCGTCGTGATGGTTCCTCAAAATTTGGCGCGAACAACCAGTTTGGTAATTTCCCGTCCGTAGCATTAGGCTGGAATTTAACTAACGAATCGTTTTTTCCAAAAAGCAATACACTTAGCTATTTAAAACTTCGCGGCAGCTGGGGTAAATTGGGTAACCAGGCCGTGTTAGGGTATTATGATTATGCGGCAAATATCAATACAGGTTATTATGCTATAGGATTACCTGCCGCCGCAGTACCTACGGCTGGTCCAAACGGATTGCCTAACCCTGATATCAGGTGGGAGCAAACCAAACAATGGAACGCAGGTTTCGACTATCAGTTATTCAACGGTAAAGTAACCGGCTCTTTTGATTATTACGAGAAAACAGCTGCTGATATGCTGCTTGTTCTTAACATTCCATCTATATCGGGCTTTACACAAAGTCCGCGTGAAAATGCCGGAACAATGAAAAACTCAGGTGTCGAGTTTTCGGCAGATTACTCAACGCAGATAAATAAAGATCTGAATTTTAATGCAGGCTTCCATTTTGCCACCGTTAAAAACAGGGTACTAAGCCTTGAACAAACCGGCGAAAAAATTTATAGCGGTAACATTAAACCGGGTCAAACTGAGTTAACAGTAGTTGGTCAGCCCCTGGCTTCCTTTTACGGCTATGTTGCAGATGGAATCTTTCAAACCCCGGCAGATGTAACCGATCATGCTACACAGGCATCGGGCACAGCCCCTGGCGACATCAGGTTTAAAGACCTTAACGGAGATGGTATAATTGATCAGAATGATCAAACATTCCTGGGCTCGCCTATCCCTAAATTAACCTATGGCTTTAATGTGGGCGCCAGCTACAAAGGTTTCGATCTGAATTTGACTTTCTCGGGCGTGTACGGCAATAAACTCCTTGCTGCTTATAAATACTATACTGATGGTTTCTTTATTTCTAATTATAACATGGAGAAGGAAGCATTGGGGCGCTGGACCGGTCCGGGTACCAGTAATACCCTGCCTCGTTTAACCGCGAGTGATCCTAATAATAACTCACGTGTGTCCAGTTTTTATCTGCAAAGCGGGTCTTATCTGCGTTTGCAGAACCTTACTTTCGGGTACACGCTTCCGCAAAAATTCCTGGAGCGCTCTAAGATCAAATCACTAAGGTTTTATTTCTCGGCGCAAAACCTGCTCACTTTTACCAAGTACACCGGATATGATCCTGAGATAGGGCAGCAATATAGCGGAGCAGGTGGAAGCCTGGATCTGGGTATTGATAACGGTAACTATCCGCAAAGCAGAACGCTGTCGTTGGGCGCTAACCTATCCTTTTAA
- a CDS encoding discoidin domain-containing protein codes for MQKKYIFKAIIAFTAIIVFPFHTFAQSNIVYLNSSEHQQWMVKPQADISDANAVKTAGYETKGWVPAIVPGTTFVSYVAAGLEKDPNFGDNIYKVDRAKYDRSFWYRTEFNVPAGYSKKHIWLNFKGVNRKATIYLNGTLLGNLDGFMQLGQFDITTQVKGHDENVLAVLVDIPRQPLANVGSPNYVSSASWDWMPYVPGLNSGITDNVYLSNTGDVTIKDPWIRSSLPTNARADVSIEMEVKNNAPVARTAVIKGLITPGNIEFTQKINVNANGETSIKLDKKTFSQLMINSPKLWWPNGYGEPNLYNCKLSLVADDEVSDVQNIKFGIKRYSYDTIDHVLHVAINGVKVFIKGGDWGMSEYLLRCRGQEYDTKVRLHKEMNFNMIRNWIGSTTDEEFYDACDKYGIMVWDDFWLNANENLPADINVFNANAIEKIKRFRNHASIAVWCAENEGWPMAPLNNWLKEDLATFDGGERYYQPNSHAENLTGSGPWASKDPRYYFTAYPTGLGGNKGWGLRTELGTAVFTNFESFKKFMPEDKWWPRNEMWNLHFFGPLAFNAGPDQYDESVSSYGKPTGIEDYCRKAQFVNVETNKAMFEGWQDAMGEDASGLMAWMSQSAYPSMVWQTYDYYYDLTGAFWGAKKACEPLHIQWNPLTDAIKIINTTRSDIEGLTASADVYNLDGSLVKQYSMSKTADAPANSAGEVFKLKFNPYKADLALNKKVFASSSTNGEPNAVNDGNTGTRWASKSSDQEWITIDLGKDEVVNGVGLNWEAAYAKAFKIQTSGDGKQWSDVYTTDEGRPGEQKIAFPEVTARYVRMQGVERATYWGYSLYSFEVYQGDVASPGLSAVHFIKLKLTDKTGKLVSDNFYWRGNKRKDYSALNTLAKVNLKVDYKTVKTGDKYVISANITNPASSNAVAFGVRVQAVRASNNEQILPAIMNDNYFSLLEGETKTVKIEFDANLLGSDKIKLIVDPYNNDKKN; via the coding sequence ATGCAAAAAAAATACATTTTTAAAGCTATCATTGCATTCACGGCGATTATAGTTTTTCCATTCCATACGTTTGCCCAATCCAACATTGTCTATCTCAATAGTTCAGAGCATCAGCAATGGATGGTAAAGCCACAGGCAGATATATCCGATGCCAACGCAGTTAAAACAGCCGGTTATGAAACCAAAGGTTGGGTACCCGCGATTGTACCCGGGACTACTTTTGTTTCGTACGTGGCAGCCGGTTTAGAGAAAGACCCCAATTTTGGTGATAATATTTATAAGGTCGACAGGGCCAAATATGATCGCAGTTTTTGGTACCGTACAGAATTCAACGTTCCGGCTGGTTATTCAAAAAAGCACATCTGGCTTAACTTTAAAGGGGTAAACCGTAAAGCCACAATTTACCTGAACGGAACTCTTTTAGGCAATCTTGACGGGTTTATGCAGCTGGGACAATTTGATATTACCACCCAGGTAAAAGGCCATGATGAAAATGTACTGGCCGTATTGGTTGATATTCCCAGACAACCGCTGGCCAACGTGGGTAGTCCCAACTATGTGTCAAGCGCAAGCTGGGACTGGATGCCTTATGTGCCAGGTCTTAACTCTGGGATTACCGATAATGTTTACCTGAGCAATACCGGTGACGTTACCATAAAAGACCCATGGATCCGCAGTAGCCTGCCCACCAATGCCCGGGCTGATGTGTCTATTGAAATGGAAGTGAAGAACAATGCCCCGGTTGCAAGAACAGCTGTTATCAAAGGCCTCATCACACCAGGAAATATCGAGTTTACTCAAAAAATAAACGTTAATGCCAATGGAGAAACTTCCATTAAGCTGGATAAGAAAACGTTCTCGCAATTAATGATTAATAGCCCTAAACTATGGTGGCCGAATGGCTATGGCGAACCAAACCTTTATAACTGCAAGCTGAGCTTAGTTGCGGATGATGAGGTGTCTGATGTGCAAAATATAAAATTCGGAATTAAACGGTATAGCTACGATACTATTGATCATGTGCTGCATGTGGCTATTAACGGGGTAAAAGTGTTCATTAAAGGCGGCGACTGGGGTATGTCGGAGTATTTGCTGCGCTGTCGTGGGCAGGAGTACGACACCAAGGTACGCCTGCATAAGGAAATGAACTTTAACATGATCCGTAATTGGATTGGCTCAACTACTGATGAAGAGTTTTACGATGCCTGCGATAAATATGGTATCATGGTATGGGACGATTTTTGGCTGAATGCCAACGAAAACCTGCCTGCCGATATCAACGTTTTTAATGCTAATGCCATCGAAAAAATCAAGCGTTTCCGTAACCATGCTTCTATAGCTGTTTGGTGCGCCGAAAACGAGGGCTGGCCTATGGCACCATTAAATAACTGGTTAAAAGAAGATCTGGCAACTTTTGATGGGGGTGAAAGATATTACCAACCTAACTCCCATGCCGAAAACCTGACCGGCAGCGGCCCCTGGGCCAGTAAAGATCCCAGGTATTATTTTACCGCTTACCCTACCGGTCTTGGAGGTAATAAGGGCTGGGGACTGCGTACAGAATTGGGTACAGCCGTTTTTACCAACTTTGAAAGCTTTAAAAAGTTTATGCCCGAAGATAAATGGTGGCCACGTAACGAAATGTGGAACCTGCACTTTTTTGGCCCTTTAGCTTTTAATGCAGGTCCCGACCAATATGATGAAAGTGTTAGCAGCTATGGTAAGCCAACAGGCATTGAAGATTATTGCCGTAAGGCCCAGTTTGTAAACGTGGAAACCAATAAGGCCATGTTTGAGGGCTGGCAGGATGCTATGGGCGAAGACGCCTCAGGCCTCATGGCCTGGATGAGCCAGTCGGCTTACCCGTCTATGGTGTGGCAAACCTATGATTACTACTATGACCTTACAGGCGCGTTCTGGGGAGCCAAAAAAGCCTGTGAGCCACTACACATTCAATGGAACCCACTAACAGATGCCATCAAGATCATTAACACTACCCGTTCCGATATTGAAGGGTTAACCGCCTCGGCTGATGTTTATAACCTGGATGGTTCACTGGTTAAACAATACAGTATGTCAAAAACCGCCGATGCGCCGGCAAATAGCGCGGGCGAGGTTTTTAAACTTAAATTTAATCCTTATAAGGCCGATTTGGCGCTAAACAAAAAGGTATTCGCGTCCTCATCGACTAATGGCGAACCCAATGCAGTTAACGATGGTAACACGGGCACGCGTTGGGCAAGTAAAAGCAGCGACCAGGAATGGATCACGATTGATCTCGGTAAGGATGAGGTTGTAAATGGTGTTGGTTTAAACTGGGAGGCCGCCTATGCCAAAGCATTCAAGATCCAGACATCAGGCGATGGTAAGCAGTGGAGTGATGTTTATACTACAGACGAAGGCCGCCCGGGTGAACAAAAGATCGCGTTTCCGGAAGTAACAGCCAGGTATGTGCGGATGCAGGGTGTGGAGCGCGCTACTTATTGGGGCTATTCACTGTACAGCTTTGAGGTTTATCAAGGCGATGTGGCCAGCCCAGGTTTATCAGCTGTTCATTTTATCAAGCTAAAATTAACAGATAAAACAGGTAAATTGGTATCAGATAATTTTTACTGGAGAGGTAACAAGCGTAAAGATTACAGTGCTTTAAATACACTGGCAAAAGTTAATTTAAAGGTAGATTACAAAACCGTTAAAACAGGTGATAAATATGTTATCTCTGCTAACATTACCAATCCGGCATCATCAAACGCTGTTGCTTTTGGAGTAAGGGTACAAGCAGTAAGAGCGTCAAATAACGAGCAGATATTACCAGCCATCATGAATGATAATTATTTTTCATTGCTCGAGGGTGAAACCAAAACAGTAAAAATTGAATTTGATGCCAATTTGTTAGGCAGCGATAAAATTAAGCTGATCGTAGATCCTTATAACAATGATAAAAAGAATTAA